A genome region from Piliocolobus tephrosceles isolate RC106 chromosome 8, ASM277652v3, whole genome shotgun sequence includes the following:
- the LOC111521472 gene encoding olfactory receptor 6V1 — protein sequence MANLSQPSKFVLSGFSSFGELQALLFGPFLMLYLLAFMGNTIIIVMVIADTHLHTPMYFFLGNFSLLEILVTMTAVPRMLSDLLVPHKVITFTGCMVQFSFYFSLGSTSFLILTDMALDRFVAICHPLRYGTLMSRAVCVQLAGAAWSAPFLAMVPTVLSRVHLDYCHGNVINHFFCDSAPLLQLSCSDTRLLEFWDFLMALAFVLSSFLVTLISYGYIVTTVLPIPSASSRRKTFSTCGSHLTLVFIGYSSTIFLYVRPGKAHSVQVRKVVALVTSVLTPFLNPFILTFRNETVKTVLQGQMQRLKGLCKAQ from the coding sequence ATGGCAAATTTGAGCCAGCCCTCCAAATTTGTCCTCTCGGGCTTCTCCTCCTTCGGTGAGCTGCAGGCTCTTCTGTTTGGCCCCTTCCTCATGCTTTATCTTCTCGCCTTCATGGGAAACACCATCATTATAGTTATGGTCATAGCTGACACCCACCTACATACACCCATGTACTTCTTCCTGGGCAATTTTTCCCTGCTGGAGATCTTGGTAACCATGACTGCAGTGCCCAGGATGCTCTCAGACCTGCTGGTCCCCCACAAAGTCATTACCTTCACTGGCTGCATGGTCCAGTTCTCCTTCTACTTTTCCCTGGGTTCCACCTCCTTCCTCATCCTGACAGACATGGCCCTTGACCGCTTTGTGGCCATCTGCCACCCACTGCGCTATGGCACTCTGATGAGCCGGGCTGTGTGTGTCCAGCTGGCTGGGGCTGCCTGGTCAGCTCCTTTCCTAGCCATGGTACCTACTGTCCTCTCCCGAGTTCATCTTGATTACTGCCATGGCAATGTCATTAACCACTTCTTCTGTGACAGCGCACCTCTCCTGCAGTTGTCCTGCTCTGACACTCGCCTGTTGGAATTCTGGGACTTTCTGATGGCCTTGGCCTTTGTCCTCAGCTCCTTCCTGGTGACCCTCATCTCCTATGGCTACATAGTGACCACTGTGCTGCCGATCCCGTCTGCCAGCAGCCGCCGGAAGACTTTCTCCACCTGCGGGTCTCACCTCACACTGGTCTTCATTGGCTACAGTAGTACTATCTTTCTGTATGTCAGGCCTGGCAAAGCTCACTCTGTGCAAGTCAGGAAGGTCGTGGCCTTGGTGACTTCAGTTCTCACCCCCTTCCTCAATCCCTTTATCCTTACCTTCCGCAATGAGACAGTTAAAACAGTGCTACAGGGGCAGATGCAGAGGCTGAAAGGCCTTTGCAAGGCACAATGA